One window of the Flavobacteriaceae bacterium YJPT1-3 genome contains the following:
- a CDS encoding IPExxxVDY family protein, with translation MGTSHKLVLDDAWEFDFSLVAIHCSLEDYRMVYQLNRSLDMQLTRSRIDLDLKAKEVYARFPLYHYWDEVHYLNYHLVSNSCRAIAQEIMSTDGLFAGREIQGKSYHLLPELPKADYLLRIKSESYAFAKAKLLASINKIPQVITAYEVIVDQLKEKNNLIFE, from the coding sequence ATGGGAACATCGCATAAACTCGTGCTTGACGACGCCTGGGAATTTGACTTCTCGCTGGTCGCCATTCACTGCTCCTTAGAAGATTACCGCATGGTCTATCAACTGAACCGGAGCTTGGATATGCAACTCACCCGATCAAGAATCGACCTGGATCTGAAGGCGAAGGAGGTTTATGCCCGTTTTCCGCTCTATCACTATTGGGATGAGGTGCATTATCTAAATTATCATCTGGTAAGCAATAGCTGTCGAGCGATAGCGCAAGAGATCATGTCCACCGATGGTTTATTTGCCGGGCGCGAAATTCAGGGAAAATCCTATCATTTGTTGCCAGAATTACCCAAGGCAGATTATCTTTTGCGCATCAAGAGTGAGTCGTACGCTTTCGCGAAAGCGAAATTACTCGCCAGCATCAATAAAATACCTCAGGTGATCACCGCCTATGAGGTCATCGTAGATCAGCTTAAAGAAAAAAATAATTTAATTTTTGAATAA
- the fabF gene encoding beta-ketoacyl-ACP synthase II translates to MELKRVVVTGLGALTPIGNDLSSYWDGLRSGKSGCAPITYFDAEKFKTKFACELKNFDAADHFDRKEARKLDRFAQYALVSSDEAIKDAGISLDEVDKFRVGVIWGAGIGGLETFQDEVINFAEGDGTPRFNPFFIPKMIADIAPGNISIKHGFMGPNYTTVSACASSANALIDALNYIRLGHCDIIVTGGSEAAVTKAGMGGFNAMHALSTRNDSPETASRPFDATRDGFVLGEGAGALILEEYEHAKARGARIYAEVVGGGMSSDAYHMTAPHPDGIGVERVMRNCLSDAGLQPEDVDHINTHGTSTPLGDVAELKAITSVFGEHAKNININSTKSMTGHLLGAAGAIEAIASIMAMEHGLVPPTINHTTVDENIDSSLNLTLNKAQQREVKVAMSNTFGFGGHNACVLFKKME, encoded by the coding sequence ATGGAATTGAAGCGAGTCGTTGTAACCGGTCTTGGTGCACTTACTCCTATTGGCAATGATCTGTCCTCCTATTGGGATGGTTTGCGGTCAGGCAAGAGTGGTTGTGCGCCAATCACCTATTTTGATGCTGAAAAGTTCAAAACTAAATTCGCTTGTGAACTAAAGAATTTCGACGCTGCTGATCATTTTGATCGCAAAGAAGCGCGAAAACTGGATCGATTTGCGCAATATGCCCTAGTTTCTTCTGACGAGGCCATCAAAGATGCAGGCATCAGTCTGGACGAGGTGGACAAGTTTCGTGTAGGTGTGATCTGGGGAGCGGGAATAGGCGGACTGGAAACTTTTCAGGATGAGGTGATCAACTTTGCAGAAGGAGACGGCACGCCCCGATTCAATCCCTTTTTTATCCCGAAAATGATTGCAGACATTGCCCCTGGTAATATCTCGATCAAACACGGTTTTATGGGGCCCAACTATACCACGGTTTCGGCCTGTGCTTCTTCGGCTAATGCCCTGATTGATGCTTTAAATTATATTCGTTTGGGGCATTGTGATATCATAGTCACTGGGGGTAGCGAAGCGGCAGTAACTAAGGCAGGAATGGGTGGTTTTAATGCCATGCATGCCTTATCTACCCGAAACGATAGCCCGGAAACGGCATCGCGTCCTTTCGATGCGACCCGTGACGGCTTTGTTCTTGGGGAAGGTGCAGGGGCGCTCATCTTAGAAGAATACGAACATGCCAAAGCTCGTGGAGCACGCATCTACGCAGAAGTTGTAGGAGGTGGGATGTCTAGCGATGCTTATCACATGACCGCTCCACATCCTGATGGGATCGGCGTGGAACGCGTGATGAGAAATTGCTTGAGCGATGCCGGACTGCAACCGGAAGATGTTGATCATATCAATACCCATGGAACGTCTACTCCTTTAGGAGATGTGGCGGAGCTGAAGGCGATAACCAGTGTTTTTGGCGAACATGCTAAAAACATCAATATCAACTCGACCAAATCAATGACCGGTCACCTGTTAGGTGCAGCCGGCGCCATTGAGGCAATTGCCTCTATCATGGCTATGGAGCATGGTTTGGTGCCACCAACCATCAACCACACTACGGTGGATGAAAATATTGACAGCTCCTTGAATCTGACCTTGAATAAGGCTCAGCAACGAGAAGTCAAGGTGGCCATGAGTAATACTTTTGGATTTGGCGGGCATAATGCCTGTGTGCTTTTCAAAAAGATGGAATAG
- a CDS encoding superoxide dismutase, giving the protein MSFELPKLPYAYDALEPHIDARTMEIHHSKHHNGYTTKLNNAVEGTDLEGKTIENILINLDMSNSAVRNNGGGFYNHRLFWNVMSPDGGGNPSGPLAEAINKAYGSFEAFKDKFSSAAGSQFGSGWAWLCVHEGGKVEVCSTPNQDNPLMPGVGCGGTPILGIDVWEHAYYLNYQNRRPDYIDAFFNVINWEEVGKRYAQHK; this is encoded by the coding sequence ATGTCATTCGAATTACCAAAACTACCTTATGCTTACGATGCCCTGGAGCCGCACATCGATGCGCGGACCATGGAAATCCATCACAGCAAGCACCATAATGGATATACTACCAAATTGAATAATGCCGTAGAAGGAACGGATCTGGAAGGAAAGACGATCGAAAATATTTTGATCAATCTGGACATGTCTAATTCAGCGGTACGCAATAATGGGGGAGGATTTTATAACCACCGATTATTTTGGAACGTCATGTCACCGGACGGAGGAGGAAATCCATCTGGACCTCTCGCAGAAGCCATCAATAAAGCTTACGGTTCTTTCGAGGCATTCAAGGATAAGTTCAGCTCCGCTGCTGGAAGCCAATTTGGATCCGGTTGGGCCTGGTTGTGTGTACATGAAGGCGGTAAAGTGGAAGTATGTTCTACACCAAATCAGGATAATCCCCTCATGCCGGGAGTAGGCTGTGGCGGTACACCTATATTGGGTATCGATGTTTGGGAACATGCGTATTATCTAAATTACCAGAACCGCAGACCCGATTATATTGACGCATTTTTTAATGTCATCAATTGGGAAGAAGTCGGAAAACGCTATGCTCAGCACAAATAA
- a CDS encoding PfkB family carbohydrate kinase: protein MGKLVIVGTCAFDEIETPFGKTDKILGGAATFIGLAASRFEVNGAIVSVVGDDFPKEYLDLLSDRGLNLEGVEIVKGGKTFYWKGKYHNDMNTRDTLVTELNTLADFKPRVPAAYQDADVVMLGNLHPAVQLGVIEQMQKKPQLIILDTMNFWMDNAMDMLEQVIAKVDVITINDEEARQLSGEYSLVTAAQKIQEMGPNYVVIKKGEHGALLFHKEEIFFAPALPLEEVFDPTGAGDTFAGGFAGYLASTNDISFENMKNAIIHGSNLASFCVERFGTERMLELSPQETEERLKRFKQLTQFNIEI, encoded by the coding sequence ATGGGAAAACTGGTCATTGTAGGAACCTGTGCATTTGATGAAATTGAAACTCCGTTCGGGAAAACGGACAAGATCTTAGGCGGAGCGGCAACCTTTATAGGTTTAGCCGCGTCCCGGTTCGAGGTCAATGGCGCCATCGTATCGGTGGTGGGCGATGATTTTCCAAAAGAATATCTGGACTTGTTGTCTGATCGGGGACTGAATCTGGAAGGGGTAGAAATTGTGAAAGGAGGAAAGACCTTTTACTGGAAAGGCAAATACCATAACGACATGAACACCCGGGACACTCTGGTGACCGAGTTGAATACCTTGGCCGACTTTAAGCCGCGTGTTCCTGCTGCTTATCAGGATGCTGATGTGGTGATGTTGGGCAATCTACATCCTGCAGTACAACTGGGGGTGATCGAGCAAATGCAGAAAAAACCTCAACTGATCATTCTCGACACTATGAATTTCTGGATGGATAATGCGATGGACATGCTTGAGCAAGTGATCGCCAAAGTGGATGTGATCACCATCAACGACGAAGAAGCCCGACAATTGAGCGGAGAATATTCGCTGGTGACTGCCGCACAGAAGATTCAGGAGATGGGGCCAAACTATGTAGTGATTAAAAAAGGAGAACATGGAGCACTTCTTTTCCACAAAGAAGAAATCTTTTTTGCACCCGCCCTGCCTTTGGAAGAGGTTTTCGATCCTACCGGGGCCGGAGACACTTTTGCCGGAGGTTTTGCAGGCTATTTAGCCAGTACCAATGACATCTCTTTCGAGAATATGAAGAATGCCATCATTCATGGTTCCAATCTGGCTTCCTTTTGTGTAGAGCGCTTTGGAACCGAACGCATGCTGGAGCTGTCACCGCAAGAAACGGAAGAACGCTTGAAACGATTTAAACAATTGACCCAATTTAATATTGAAATCTAA
- a CDS encoding Na+/H+ antiporter NhaC family protein, translating into MKKFPNAFVIVLFVILFSWIITFLIPQGAYDRLIDPISQRTTVVPDSYTTVDAPTLSAFDALMAIPKGIAGRAELITLILLLGGCFYVIEKTGALHQGLNKLISVLSGNELIALILITWIFLAAGFTIAMQEEIIAMTPILLLFGRSLGYNTLTILGATYGSSVVGSAFSPFNPFGVLIAQKEAEIELLSGLPFRLVVLAIACVLWTLYIARYAQRHRVEKEELVLKTRALSLANKLIIGLLAFTFIIVTYGLISWGWAFNEMSACFFLLALSCGLIAKFGLNKTTELYVDGFKDMVFACIIIGLANSISIILSEGQVIDTVVYGLFSPLEGLPPALSALLMMGSQCLLHFPIPSYSGQAILTMPILTPLSDLIGLSRQVSVLAYQYGAIMMDVIVPTNGALMAVIALGEVKYNQWIKFILKPTFMILGVAVIAILTAVYVNY; encoded by the coding sequence ATGAAAAAATTTCCCAATGCCTTCGTCATTGTCTTATTTGTCATCCTCTTCTCCTGGATCATCACCTTCCTCATCCCTCAAGGAGCTTACGACCGTCTGATCGATCCCATTAGCCAGCGTACCACAGTAGTTCCCGACTCCTACACGACCGTGGACGCACCTACTCTTTCTGCCTTTGACGCTCTAATGGCCATTCCAAAGGGAATTGCAGGAAGAGCTGAACTTATCACACTCATCCTTTTATTGGGCGGTTGCTTTTATGTCATAGAGAAAACGGGAGCCCTACACCAGGGCTTAAACAAACTCATTTCTGTATTATCCGGGAATGAGCTTATAGCCCTTATTCTGATCACCTGGATTTTCCTCGCAGCAGGATTTACCATAGCCATGCAAGAAGAAATCATTGCCATGACCCCCATTTTATTGCTCTTCGGGCGTTCGTTAGGGTATAATACACTAACCATCTTGGGGGCTACTTATGGTTCATCCGTAGTCGGGTCCGCGTTCAGTCCCTTCAATCCTTTTGGCGTCCTTATAGCTCAAAAAGAGGCTGAAATAGAATTACTCAGCGGCCTACCTTTCCGTCTAGTCGTTCTAGCAATTGCTTGCGTTCTATGGACTTTATACATCGCTCGTTATGCACAACGACATCGCGTTGAAAAAGAAGAACTTGTTTTGAAAACCCGTGCCCTGTCACTGGCCAACAAGCTCATTATAGGCTTATTGGCATTTACCTTTATTATTGTGACCTACGGTTTGATCTCTTGGGGTTGGGCATTCAATGAAATGTCGGCCTGTTTCTTCCTTCTAGCCTTAAGTTGCGGCTTGATCGCTAAGTTTGGTTTAAATAAGACCACCGAGCTCTATGTAGATGGCTTTAAGGACATGGTTTTTGCGTGCATTATCATTGGCCTTGCGAATAGTATTTCTATCATACTCAGTGAAGGTCAGGTCATTGATACCGTGGTTTACGGTTTATTTTCTCCTCTGGAGGGACTTCCTCCAGCGCTCTCTGCCCTTTTAATGATGGGATCGCAATGTTTACTGCATTTTCCCATCCCAAGCTATTCGGGGCAGGCTATTCTCACCATGCCCATCCTTACTCCGCTTTCTGATCTGATCGGACTTTCGAGGCAAGTTTCCGTTTTAGCCTACCAATATGGAGCCATCATGATGGATGTCATCGTCCCTACGAATGGAGCTCTTATGGCCGTGATCGCTTTAGGTGAAGTGAAGTACAACCAATGGATCAAGTTCATACTTAAGCCCACCTTCATGATTCTAGGTGTTGCGGTAATAGCCATTCTCACCGCAGTATATGTAAACTACTAA
- a CDS encoding HAMP domain-containing sensor histidine kinase, which yields MKLGLRKYFVLFFLFIAISGLFVFFIAEAIAQREQSNRAINLEIVNRRAVNEVRDALENFATLLSGLRSHIRYSEEFPSERELQQFLQYQIEQLRFDDSIIISYVDTTHYFRYSFTPYTIDPSGLKNTAVQDIVGTDGIQRLEMIMNSDDYYAYPPYNLVEGKVGFPVNFGVIINGRSLGYVSAITDFKPVIDRVYNRGNAPDFVFSFQTIDGYDFDRERVYDGSTIYNNTEDPEFYKNYDKEEADFIYTRVPYYNTVFRIGTAYKEPYQRNPWISLLLAVWYASLILFLVFALRQLYLYRLNTIQIEQQRAELDRLSKTRNRFFSIVAHDIKNPMAAIMMLIGLLKGEEFKKESTKKIVRGLSDATKSTMTLLDNILDWSKLERGEMTFQPEALSLYHAVEGVLEMLRISLELKNLEAINRVSPEVTIHADPNMIATILRNLISNSIKFTQSGGKISISHREEQAAHWCCVQDNGVGMAPEELKNLFEVTTTISKLGTNDEKGTGLGLVLCKEFVDKHQGEITIESELQQGTTICFSIPKRSDQ from the coding sequence TTGAAATTAGGACTACGTAAATACTTTGTCCTCTTCTTTCTTTTCATCGCGATAAGTGGCCTGTTTGTGTTCTTCATTGCAGAGGCCATTGCCCAACGGGAACAATCCAATCGCGCCATTAATCTGGAGATCGTCAATCGGCGAGCGGTCAACGAGGTGCGTGACGCCCTGGAGAACTTTGCGACCTTGCTTTCCGGATTGCGGTCACACATCCGCTATAGCGAAGAATTCCCTTCGGAAAGAGAACTCCAACAATTCCTCCAATATCAGATTGAACAACTGCGCTTTGACGATTCTATCATCATTTCCTACGTAGATACCACTCATTATTTCCGGTATTCTTTTACGCCTTATACGATCGACCCTTCAGGATTAAAAAATACAGCCGTCCAAGACATCGTAGGGACAGACGGGATCCAACGCCTGGAAATGATCATGAATAGTGATGATTACTACGCCTATCCTCCCTACAACCTGGTGGAGGGAAAAGTGGGTTTTCCGGTTAATTTTGGAGTCATCATCAACGGGAGAAGTCTGGGTTATGTGAGTGCGATCACCGACTTTAAGCCGGTGATCGATCGGGTATACAATCGAGGCAATGCGCCTGATTTTGTATTTAGCTTTCAAACCATAGACGGCTATGATTTTGACCGGGAACGGGTGTATGACGGTTCAACGATCTACAACAACACCGAAGACCCGGAATTTTATAAGAACTACGACAAGGAGGAAGCGGATTTTATTTATACCCGGGTACCCTATTACAATACTGTTTTTCGGATTGGTACCGCTTATAAAGAACCTTACCAACGCAATCCCTGGATATCCTTGCTGTTAGCCGTCTGGTATGCTTCTTTGATCCTCTTTTTGGTGTTCGCTTTACGTCAATTGTATCTGTATCGACTCAACACCATACAGATCGAACAGCAGCGGGCGGAGCTCGACCGACTGTCCAAGACCCGAAATCGCTTCTTTTCCATTGTTGCCCACGATATAAAAAATCCCATGGCAGCCATCATGATGCTTATCGGACTTTTAAAGGGAGAAGAATTTAAGAAAGAATCGACCAAGAAAATAGTTCGTGGCCTCTCCGACGCCACAAAAAGCACCATGACTTTACTCGACAACATACTCGATTGGTCTAAGCTGGAGCGGGGCGAAATGACTTTTCAACCGGAAGCGCTCAGTCTCTATCATGCGGTTGAAGGCGTATTGGAAATGCTAAGGATTTCTCTGGAGCTCAAGAATTTGGAAGCCATCAATCGCGTGTCTCCTGAGGTCACCATCCATGCAGATCCTAATATGATAGCTACGATCTTAAGAAATTTGATTTCCAACAGCATCAAATTCACCCAATCGGGTGGGAAAATAAGCATTAGCCATCGTGAAGAACAAGCGGCGCACTGGTGTTGTGTACAAGACAATGGTGTGGGAATGGCACCTGAGGAGCTAAAGAACCTCTTTGAAGTGACCACGACCATCAGCAAACTGGGCACCAACGATGAAAAAGGAACCGGTTTGGGTCTGGTATTATGCAAAGAATTTGTTGATAAACACCAAGGGGAAATCACCATTGAAAGCGAACTTCAGCAGGGGACCACGATCTGTTTTTCAATTCCTAAGCGGTCTGATCAATAG
- a CDS encoding amidophosphoribosyltransferase, which translates to MSDAIKHECGIAVIRLLKPLEYYKEKYGSAFYGVQKMYLMMEKQHNRGQDGAGFASIKLDMAPGERYISRQRSVAQQPIQDIFAQINGRINEVMEEHLEYKDNVELQKRHVPYIGELLLGHVRYGTFGKNSVESVHPFLRQNNWMHRNLIVAGNFNMTNVFQLFNKLVSLGQHPKEKADTITVMEKIGHFLDDAVAKVYKKLKKEGYSKREASPLIAERLKIAKILRKAAKDWDGGYAMAGLLGHGDAFVLRDPAGIRPAYYYRDEEVVVVASERPVIQTVFNVPFEKVHELEPGHAMIIKKNGSSSIKQVLEPLPRKACSFERIYFSRGSDAEIYEERKQLGRLLMPEVLKSIDYDTSNTVFSFIPNTAETSFYGMVEAAQDVLNKEKQREILEEKEKLTEERLQEILSRKLRTEKIAIKDVKLRTFITEDSSRDDLVAHVYDVTYGVVQPEDNLVIIDDSIVRGTTLKKSIIKMMARLNPKKIIVVSSAPQIRYPDCYGIDMARLEDFIAFRAAIALLNDQGKEHLIDEVYEKCKEQVDLEDREVQNFVKEIYAPFTDKEISAKISELLTDDDIVPEVEIIYQTVENLHQACPKNLGDWYFTGDYPTDGGHRVVNRAFINFVEGNKERAY; encoded by the coding sequence ATGAGTGACGCCATTAAACACGAGTGCGGTATTGCAGTGATCAGACTGCTCAAACCCCTGGAATACTACAAAGAAAAATACGGCTCTGCATTCTACGGGGTACAGAAAATGTACCTGATGATGGAGAAGCAGCACAATCGCGGACAGGACGGTGCGGGCTTTGCAAGCATCAAATTGGACATGGCTCCCGGCGAGCGCTACATCAGTCGGCAGCGGTCTGTGGCTCAGCAACCCATACAGGATATTTTTGCTCAGATCAATGGCCGGATCAATGAGGTCATGGAGGAGCACCTGGAATACAAGGACAATGTAGAACTTCAAAAAAGACATGTGCCTTATATCGGAGAGCTTTTGTTGGGTCATGTGCGTTACGGAACCTTTGGTAAAAACAGTGTGGAGAGTGTACATCCGTTCTTGCGCCAAAATAACTGGATGCACAGAAACCTCATTGTTGCCGGAAACTTCAATATGACCAATGTATTTCAATTGTTCAATAAACTGGTCAGTTTAGGGCAGCATCCCAAAGAAAAAGCAGACACCATTACGGTCATGGAAAAGATCGGTCACTTTTTGGATGACGCTGTCGCGAAAGTGTATAAAAAACTCAAAAAAGAAGGATACAGCAAAAGAGAGGCCTCGCCTTTGATCGCTGAGCGTCTAAAGATCGCCAAGATCTTGCGCAAAGCAGCCAAAGACTGGGATGGTGGCTACGCCATGGCAGGCCTGCTGGGACATGGAGACGCTTTTGTGTTGAGAGATCCGGCGGGAATTCGGCCGGCTTATTACTATAGAGATGAAGAAGTGGTCGTGGTCGCGAGTGAGCGTCCGGTCATCCAGACCGTTTTCAACGTGCCTTTTGAGAAGGTACATGAATTGGAGCCCGGGCATGCCATGATTATCAAAAAGAATGGAAGCTCATCCATCAAGCAGGTTTTAGAACCGCTTCCGCGGAAAGCGTGTTCTTTTGAACGCATTTACTTTTCACGGGGAAGTGATGCCGAAATCTACGAGGAGCGCAAGCAATTGGGCCGTCTTTTGATGCCCGAGGTGCTCAAAAGTATTGATTATGACACCTCTAATACTGTATTCAGTTTCATTCCAAACACCGCCGAAACTTCGTTCTATGGGATGGTCGAGGCCGCCCAGGATGTACTCAATAAGGAGAAGCAGCGCGAGATATTGGAGGAGAAAGAAAAGTTGACAGAAGAACGACTTCAGGAAATCCTTTCGCGAAAGCTGAGAACCGAGAAGATCGCTATCAAAGACGTCAAACTTCGTACCTTCATTACGGAAGATAGCAGCAGGGATGACCTGGTAGCCCATGTCTATGATGTGACATACGGAGTAGTCCAACCGGAAGATAATTTGGTGATTATAGACGACAGTATTGTGCGTGGGACTACCTTAAAAAAGAGCATCATCAAAATGATGGCGCGACTCAACCCTAAGAAAATAATTGTGGTGTCCTCTGCGCCCCAGATACGTTATCCGGATTGTTACGGTATCGACATGGCCCGATTGGAAGATTTTATTGCTTTTAGAGCGGCCATTGCCTTGTTAAATGACCAGGGTAAAGAACACCTAATCGACGAAGTTTACGAAAAGTGTAAAGAACAGGTGGACCTGGAAGACCGGGAAGTTCAGAATTTTGTGAAGGAAATATACGCGCCTTTCACGGATAAAGAAATTTCTGCGAAGATCTCTGAGTTGTTGACCGATGATGATATTGTACCTGAGGTGGAGATCATCTATCAAACGGTTGAGAATCTACATCAAGCCTGCCCGAAAAATCTAGGGGACTGGTATTTCACTGGAGACTACCCCACTGATGGGGGGCATCGGGTGGTGAATCGGGCATTCATCAACTTCGTTGAAGGAAATAAGGAGCGAGCCTACTAG
- a CDS encoding acyl carrier protein, protein MSDIASRVKAIIVDKLGVDENEVVAEASFTNDLGADSLDTVELIMEFEKEFDIQIPDDQAENIATVGQAISYIEDAK, encoded by the coding sequence ATGTCAGACATTGCATCAAGAGTAAAAGCGATAATCGTTGACAAACTAGGCGTAGACGAGAACGAAGTAGTTGCAGAAGCAAGCTTCACCAACGATCTAGGCGCAGATTCTTTGGACACTGTAGAGTTGATCATGGAATTTGAAAAAGAATTTGATATTCAAATCCCAGACGATCAAGCAGAAAATATTGCGACTGTAGGTCAGGCGATCTCTTACATAGAAGACGCTAAATAA
- the rnc gene encoding ribonuclease III, whose amino-acid sequence MNSIRNILDSRSGKDGNFFNQMRRILGFKPKNLRCYEKAFTHRSLNLRNKDDHPINYERLEFLGDAMLGSVIAAYLFNEVRAGDEGYLTKMRSKVVSREHLNELGRDLHLINHVRAAIPKEQFGANIHGNLFEALIGAIYLDRGFKYCEKFIYKRVIEPYVDIEKLEGRVISYKSLLIEWCQKEKKKFHFNTFADEGQDDVKHFAVRLSINKKVIAKARATSKKKAEEKAAKRAFYALQSVIDRK is encoded by the coding sequence ATGAACAGTATTCGAAACATATTAGATTCCCGTTCTGGCAAGGACGGGAATTTTTTTAATCAAATGCGGAGAATCCTGGGCTTTAAACCCAAGAATCTCCGATGCTACGAAAAAGCGTTTACCCATCGTTCGCTCAACCTTCGCAACAAGGATGATCATCCGATCAATTATGAACGCCTGGAGTTTTTGGGAGACGCCATGTTGGGTTCGGTGATCGCTGCTTATTTATTCAATGAAGTGCGTGCTGGGGATGAAGGGTATTTGACCAAAATGCGTTCTAAAGTGGTCAGTAGAGAGCATCTGAACGAATTAGGTCGCGATCTGCACCTGATCAACCATGTGCGTGCGGCGATTCCCAAGGAACAGTTTGGAGCCAATATCCATGGTAATTTATTTGAAGCACTTATTGGAGCCATCTACCTGGACAGAGGGTTCAAATACTGCGAGAAGTTTATTTATAAACGGGTCATTGAGCCCTATGTGGATATTGAAAAACTCGAAGGACGGGTCATCAGTTACAAGAGTTTATTGATTGAATGGTGTCAGAAAGAAAAGAAAAAATTTCATTTCAACACCTTTGCCGATGAAGGCCAGGATGATGTCAAACACTTTGCCGTCCGACTATCCATCAATAAAAAAGTAATCGCTAAGGCACGAGCAACCTCCAAGAAAAAAGCGGAGGAAAAGGCGGCCAAAAGAGCCTTTTATGCGCTTCAATCGGTTATTGATCGTAAATAA
- a CDS encoding ribonuclease H family protein: protein MAKKEKFYVVWKGKRPGIYTSWADCKAMIAGYKGAKYKSFSSFAEAKKAYNGKYEDFKGSSSPKKTLSAAELERIGSPNFHSIAVDAASSGNPGRMEYQGVDTKTKKLLFRQGPFEQGTNNVGEFLALVHGLAFLKQKNSDRVLYTDSRIAMSWVRQKKCKTKLKKNKANAVLFDLIARAEEWLNKNSYQTPIAKWETKAWGEIPADFGRK, encoded by the coding sequence ATGGCTAAAAAAGAAAAATTTTACGTGGTTTGGAAGGGTAAGCGTCCCGGTATCTACACGAGCTGGGCCGATTGCAAGGCAATGATCGCCGGCTATAAAGGCGCCAAGTACAAATCATTTTCTTCGTTTGCTGAAGCCAAAAAAGCGTATAACGGCAAGTATGAGGATTTTAAAGGGAGCTCAAGCCCCAAGAAGACCTTGAGCGCTGCAGAACTAGAACGCATAGGTAGCCCCAATTTCCATTCCATTGCCGTCGATGCCGCCAGCAGTGGAAATCCGGGTCGCATGGAATATCAAGGGGTGGACACCAAGACCAAGAAGCTCTTGTTTCGCCAGGGTCCCTTTGAACAGGGCACCAATAATGTGGGGGAATTTTTAGCCCTGGTGCATGGACTCGCCTTTCTCAAACAAAAGAATAGTGATCGCGTATTATACACGGACTCCCGCATTGCGATGAGTTGGGTGCGTCAGAAAAAGTGCAAAACCAAACTCAAAAAAAACAAGGCAAACGCCGTTTTATTTGACCTGATCGCTCGTGCGGAGGAATGGTTAAACAAGAATTCCTACCAGACTCCAATTGCGAAATGGGAAACCAAAGCCTGGGGAGAGATCCCGGCAGATTTTGGAAGAAAATAA
- the purN gene encoding phosphoribosylglycinamide formyltransferase encodes MKKIVIFASGNGTNAQRIIDYFQGHAHARVVLVLSNNKNAKVLDRATQAGVSAMSFNRDALYKDGFVLTLLQGVQPDLIVLAGFLWLFPTSILQAFPKITLNIHPALLPEFGGKGMYGRHVHEAVIASAKKESGITIHQVSENYDEGEILFQARVPVDPQDSPESLAQKIHELEYEHYPRVIESFLFRES; translated from the coding sequence ATGAAAAAGATTGTCATTTTTGCCTCGGGTAATGGTACCAACGCCCAACGCATCATCGATTACTTTCAGGGGCACGCACATGCTCGAGTGGTTTTGGTGCTGTCTAACAACAAGAATGCTAAAGTGTTGGACCGAGCCACGCAAGCCGGGGTCAGCGCAATGAGCTTTAATCGCGATGCTTTGTATAAGGACGGCTTCGTGCTCACGCTGCTGCAGGGAGTGCAACCGGATCTCATCGTTCTGGCCGGATTCCTTTGGCTTTTTCCAACGTCAATATTGCAAGCTTTCCCAAAGATCACTTTAAATATCCATCCAGCACTTTTACCCGAATTTGGCGGAAAGGGAATGTATGGTCGGCATGTGCATGAGGCTGTGATCGCTTCCGCGAAAAAAGAATCCGGAATCACCATTCATCAGGTCAGCGAGAATTATGACGAAGGTGAAATTCTCTTTCAGGCCCGAGTCCCAGTCGATCCGCAGGACAGTCCCGAAAGTCTGGCCCAAAAAATTCATGAGCTGGAGTACGAACACTACCCTCGAGTAATCGAATCTTTTTTATTTCGCGAAAGCTGA